Part of the Aciduliprofundum boonei T469 genome is shown below.
CGAGATTTTAACTACTACTTTATCAAATCTCTTTGCCCACAGGGTATCAATATCCTTAACCTTAGCACTCTTTACCCTCTTACCATCACTTTCGATAGCGGTTATTTGAGAATTTATCCCATCCACTTTAACTTCATCGCCGACAGTTATTATATCCTCCTCCAACTTGCTTATTCTCTTAACTTCAGATTTATCCCTCCAGCTCCAAATTACCTTAACATCCACCATTTTTTCATCCTCAAAGAATTTCTTGTAAGTGTATCCACAATTGGTACATTTTAAAGTATATTCAGTCCCATTCTTTCTATATTTTACACTAAGAACCTTCTGCTCAACTTCTCGATTGCAATTCGGGCATAAGAGTTTCATAATTCTGTATATCCTTTCCATTGTAAAGCTTTGCCTTGTTTCTTTATATTGAATGAATTTCCCAAATTTATGAGGAAATAATTTATATAAGTCCCCCATAGACTGCCTCGTGCTTAGAGATGCCTTGGAAAAGTATGGATTGAATCGCGATGATATTGATGCCCTAGTGGCTAATTTTAAAAGTGTAGAGGATATTATTAATGCGGAGCCTTCGCAAATAAGTTCCATATCCTCACTCAATACTGATGAGGTAAAAAATCTTCAAAAATTCTTGAAAGGCTTGAACTCCAAAAATGGAGTTGGTCATGATTTCTTAAAAAGGTGGGGAAAGGTTACCTCTGAGGAGGATTTGAAAGCTGCGTATGAAGAATACACTAGGCTCTCCAAATTGTATCCAAACTCTCCTGTTGTTTGGGAAATCCGCGGGGATATCCTCGAGAAGATGGGCAGCTTTAAAGATGCAAGAAAATCCTACGAGAAGGCATATATGCTCTATCTCAAAAAGGGAGAAGAGCCACCTGTGAAATTGAAAAAGAAGTTTGGCTCACAGCCAACAATTACTCCAAAGAAGGTGGGGCTCTCAAATGGGTTTGGTAATATAAACGGGTTTAAGAATGGTTTTAAAAACGGCATAGTAAACGGGACTGGAATAGTAAATGGCACAGGTGGAGGAAGAAAAGCACCACAACAAAAGGGATGGAAAGTTTTAATCTCCGTATTAATAGTGTTTCTCATTATCTCAGCTCCCCTGGTGGGAATGATATTTTTCGAGAAGCATTATGTTTATGCAGTTGACGGTAATTTCCAGGAATGGGTTGAAAATATACCCTATTATGGACTGAAAAGTGAGGATAAAAGCATAAATGTGAATTTTGTAAAATTCCACATTTCTACGGGAGGCATATACTTTTACCTAGATGCAAACAAGAATCTATTTACAAATGCCAGCGGAATATACATATTTTTAGATACAGATAACAACTCTCACACGGGATATCTTGTGGAAGGGATCGGTGCAGATTACATGGTTGAGCTCTATGGATGGAATAGGACTTTACAGGGAAAAGAACTGTACAAATTTAATGGAACAAACCAGCTTGATTTCAATAATTTCACCTATATTGGTGGAATAAAGGCAATAGATAGAAATGGGCAGATTGAAGGATTTATAAACTTGCAGGTAAGCGGATTCAGGAGTTTTGTGATTTCCTCGGACTATAAAGGAATACAAGCAATCGTACCCTGTATGGACTATGGAAAGCATACATTCATCGCAGAAGAAAGCACGCTAACCAATTTGATTCCGTTATATCAAAACACACCTCTTCTAAAAATCAACATAATTGGAAAAAATATTAGAATTCATAGAATAGTTCTTGAGGATATGGGAAATGCAGAGCTCTCTGCCATAAAAAGCATTGAACTGTATGAAGGAAATAAAAATGATTCTTTTGGCTCGTGGGACAAATATGTAGCAAGTGCAAATATCAAAGGTAAAAATGTTGAATTTAATAACTTAAATCTGGATTTATCTTCCAATTCCACATTGTTTATAACCGTGAAAATTGAAAATGCATCTCTCTCAACCAAGACATTCATGCTCAAAATTAACACTATAGAGGCAAATATGCCTTATTACATTGATAATGATATATCAGGTGGTGCATATATCAACAAGATCCCATCACATCCAGTTATCGATGGGGCTTTTGCAGATTGGAAAAATTACTTAAGAAATGACTCGTCCAATGATGTTATAGCTCCAAATGGGAAAATAGTAAATGGCTATCCAAACATAGATTTGCTGCAATACGGAGCTTATAATGCACAGTACCTTTACATGTTTCTAAAAGTTCGCGGTAAGATACTAGGAGGTGCTGATGTACCCAAAATAGAAGTATTTCACCTTCCTGATAGCGATGGAGATACAGTACCTGATAAATATGATCCTTACCCCCATGATTTTAACAATGATGGCATCCCCGATAACGAAAGCTATGTAATTGTCAACGGGACAAAATTACCAGATGTTGATGGTGATGGCATACCTGATTACCCATACGGACCAGATATGTGGCTTAATACTACCATACCATCCTGGTTCCCCAAGCCCTATGCAGGTCGTCAAGTTCATCGCTATATAGGTCCAGTACCTCACAAGGTTATAAAGGGGATGGATACAATTGAGATTTACATAAATTCAGATAATAATACTCATACTGGCTACTCTTTGCCAAAATATCCAATAGGGGCTGATTACAAGATAGAGATGTTTGGAAAGGATGGGATAGTTTACAATGCATCTCTCTACAATTACTCTAACGGCAAATGGATATTCGTAAAGCATATCTCACCAAAGCTTGGATACCACGCAATGGAACTCAACACGGGAGTGGAAACGAAGAATAGTAAAGAATACATATTCATCTTTGACTGGCGCAACGATAAGGATGTTGCGGATGTGCCTCTGGAGCAAAGTAAACAAAGTAAAAATACATTAAAGGTGCACAAAATCAGTTTTCATACAAATCTAACTACAAAA
Proteins encoded:
- a CDS encoding sialidase family protein, coding for MLRDALEKYGLNRDDIDALVANFKSVEDIINAEPSQISSISSLNTDEVKNLQKFLKGLNSKNGVGHDFLKRWGKVTSEEDLKAAYEEYTRLSKLYPNSPVVWEIRGDILEKMGSFKDARKSYEKAYMLYLKKGEEPPVKLKKKFGSQPTITPKKVGLSNGFGNINGFKNGFKNGIVNGTGIVNGTGGGRKAPQQKGWKVLISVLIVFLIISAPLVGMIFFEKHYVYAVDGNFQEWVENIPYYGLKSEDKSINVNFVKFHISTGGIYFYLDANKNLFTNASGIYIFLDTDNNSHTGYLVEGIGADYMVELYGWNRTLQGKELYKFNGTNQLDFNNFTYIGGIKAIDRNGQIEGFINLQVSGFRSFVISSDYKGIQAIVPCMDYGKHTFIAEESTLTNLIPLYQNTPLLKINIIGKNIRIHRIVLEDMGNAELSAIKSIELYEGNKNDSFGSWDKYVASANIKGKNVEFNNLNLDLSSNSTLFITVKIENASLSTKTFMLKINTIEANMPYYIDNDISGGAYINKIPSHPVIDGAFADWKNYLRNDSSNDVIAPNGKIVNGYPNIDLLQYGAYNAQYLYMFLKVRGKILGGADVPKIEVFHLPDSDGDTVPDKYDPYPHDFNNDGIPDNESYVIVNGTKLPDVDGDGIPDYPYGPDMWLNTTIPSWFPKPYAGRQVHRYIGPVPHKVIKGMDTIEIYINSDNNTHTGYSLPKYPIGADYKIEMFGKDGIVYNASLYNYSNGKWIFVKHISPKLGYHAMELNTGVETKNSKEYIFIFDWRNDKDVADVPLEQSKQSKNTLKVHKISFHTNLTTKTFTASSIRSIKPKSLGTLTASQLSFGKDVKLQVKNSNRRYEERPSITITSNGTLWTVWSFERKNGAHDIALAYSTDDGATWAGERLNASRNYDDANPIIISDSEDNLYIFFENHTKQGASFQILKLTPSSSTWKLYSYTNSSWWGNVYNLSAYSYSNYIYLAFEYHNSSSNSSLGYMYTSNGGYSWHVIIFNNTYWTGHPSITISSGTNSRVFIAFDYYGDNGLFNEYQWYVSVINNSYLGDNNWKLNEITQYEFDNCQYPSIADSGNTIYVVFQEEFSSEDYDIYITTSTNNGNSWSSPWPVTLSSDDEEYPWVVAYGQNVYVFYLDNTTGYISIIESNDGGQSWSNPITVSDNGTGISVYRTVSAMYAGGKLYVVWTDSRSGNGDIYFDKTEVPEFHDFAILIIPLLAIIVISRRRKNKQ
- a CDS encoding HVO_0476 family zinc finger protein encodes the protein MKLLCPNCNREVEQKVLSVKYRKNGTEYTLKCTNCGYTYKKFFEDEKMVDVKVIWSWRDKSEVKRISKLEEDIITVGDEVKVDGINSQITAIESDGKRVKSAKVKDIDTLWAKRFDKVVVKISVNRGSKTVSYEIIAHPDEEFYVGDIIDVEKMHAVIHKIKTKERFVMRGGALARDIVRIYAKEIREVREY